The following are from one region of the Neurospora crassa OR74A linkage group III, whole genome shotgun sequence genome:
- a CDS encoding 60S ribosomal protein L43, with protein MSKRTKKVGISGKYGTRYGASLRKLVKKQEVSQHARYTCTFCGKNTVRRSSVGIWSCKACKKTLAGGAYTVSTPAAAAMRSTLRRLREITEV; from the exons ATGTCTAAGCGCACCAAGAAGGTCGGAATCTCCGGCAAG TACGGTACTAG ATACGGTGCTTCGCTCCGTAAGCTGGTCAAGA AGCAGGAAGTGTCCCAGCACGCCCGCTACACTTGCACCTTCTGCGGCAAGAACACTGTCCGTCGCTCCTCCGTCGGCATCTGGTCTTGCAAGGCCTGCAAGAAGACCCTGGCTGGTGGTGCCTACACCGTCTC cacccccgccgccgctgccatgCGCTCCACCCTCCGCCGTCTCCGTGAGATCACTGAGGTTTAA